In Trichoderma asperellum chromosome 1, complete sequence, a single window of DNA contains:
- a CDS encoding uncharacterized protein (EggNog:ENOG41): protein MSIPNNLINRSSFSAADIVKEIWTSVHLPPHALSSLTLPGHQAAPAAPSSFKIGHLAQSSIALSALSASLLHSTRSSPPSSIIPRVSVPLEHAVVEFKSERLYDIDKQPLEDPWGSIGGLHKTADGFVRIHDNFPCHALGTLELLGLPPDASRQDVAAKVAQWKSVDLETAGTEKGKLVIYALRTYSEWDAHPQSAAIDNNPILVRQFAQGPPKNLSTTNSNSRCLQGVRVLEMSRVIAAPVAGKALAAHGADVLWVTSPNLPNQPVLDRDLNRGKRTIRLDIHNADEKDRLLELLRTCDVFIQGYRPGSLASYGFSPEELQKINPNIICANLSAFGPSGPWSQRRGFDSLVQTCSGMNISEAEHFGAGETARALPCQALDHAGGYLLATGVMAALYKRSQIGGSWVVDVSLAGVMKYLRSLGQYPGKTGFETRDFVTQADVPAEYYETRDTAFGKMTAVRHSASVEGCKVGWEEMPKPLGSDEAKWL, encoded by the coding sequence ATGTCCATACCAAACAACCTCATCAATCGCTCCTCATTCTCCGCAGCCGACATCGTCAAGGAAATTTGGACCAGCGTCCATCTCCCTCCTCACGCCCTCTCATCCCTCACCCTTCCAGGCCATCAAGCCGCTCCGGCCGCTCCCTCATCTTTCAAGATCGGCCATCTTGCACAGAGCTCCATTGCCCTCTCAGCCCTCTCAGCATCTCTCCTACACAGCACACGCTCTTCGCCCCCATCATCCATAATACCTCGAGTGAGCGTTCCCCTCGAGCACGCCGTAGTAGAATTCAAATCAGAGCGTCTCTACGACATCGACAAACAGCCCCTGGAAGACCCCTGGGGGTCCATCGGTGGCCTGCACAAAACAGCAGACGGCTTCGTCCGCATCCACGACAACTTCCCCTGCCACGCACTCGGCACACTTGAACTCCTCGGCCTCCCCCCAGATGCCTCCCGCCAAGATGTCGCCGCCAAAGTAGCCCAATGGAAGAGCGTTGACCTCGAAACCGCCGGCACAGAGAAGGGCAAGCTCGTCATCTACGCCCTACGCACATACAGCGAATGGGATGCCCATCCTCAATCCGCAGCCATAGACAACAACCCCATTCTCGTCAGGCAGTTTGCTCAGGGCCCGCCAAAGAACTTATCCACGACCAATAGCAACAGCCGCTGCCTCCAAGGCGTCAGAGTACTCGAAATGAGCCGCGTCATTGCCGCCCCCGTAGCCGGCAAGGCACTCGCCGCTCACGGCGCCGACGTCTTGTGGGTAACATCGCCGAATCTGCCGAATCAACCCGTGCTCGACAGGGACCTCAACCGCGGCAAACGCACCATCCGCCTAGACATACACAATGCGGATGAAAAAGACCGCCTTCTGGAGCTGCTTCGCACCTGTGACGTCTTCATCCAGGGGTATCGTCCAGGGAGTCTCGCCTCCTACGGCTTCTCGCCGGAGGAGCTCCAAAAGATCAATCCAAACATTATTTGCGCCAACTTATCTGCGTTTGGGCCCTCGGGCCCATGGTCTCAACGCCGGGGGTTCGATTCTCTCGTCCAGACCTGCTCTGGGATGAACATTTCCGAAGCAGAGCACTTTGGCGCCGGGGAAACAGCCCGCGCTTTACCCTGCCAAGCTCTCGACCACGCAGGCGGGTATCTTCTCGCCACGGGCGTCATGGCCGCGTTATATAAACGCTCCCAGATTGGGGGATCTTGGGTTGTGGATGTTTCGCTGGCGGGTGTGATGAAGTATCTACGCAGTCTGGGGCAGTATCCCGGCAAGACGGGCTTTGAGACTCGAGATTTCGTGACGCAGGCAGATGTGCCGGCGGAGTATTATGAGACGAGAGATACGGCATTTGGGAAAATGACTGCGGTAAGACATAGTGCTAGTGTTGAGGGATGTAAGGTTGGATGGGAGGAAATGCCGAAGCCTTTAGGATCAGACGAGGCGAAGTGGCTATAG